A window from Cryptomeria japonica chromosome 1, Sugi_1.0, whole genome shotgun sequence encodes these proteins:
- the LOC131036654 gene encoding F-box/kelch-repeat protein At1g80440, producing the protein MDLIPNLPDDIGRECLYRVPFKAHSKLKAVCKNWEAMVNSPRFYQDRKKGGTSEQCICLIQALPQEKSMEDKRQRAPAYGLSVVNPLQGAWDWLPSIPQFKGGVPLFCQSVSLNQKLILIGGWHPTHWEAMNCVFIFDFSSGKWRQGADMPTVRTFFACTVSPSDGLIYVAGGHDDNKNALRTAEVYNMEQDRWETLPPMSQDRDECHGVYLDGSFYVISGYTTESQGRFERSAEVFDPNTGLWRRLENMWSVAGCPCPRSCVVVNGSLLYAFHKQGMMQYNAQENVWCVVDSIPQSISVATCATVWRDKIFVSGSACSGGEQACYMLDLSTVKSKEAISISNSPKWLAVQKPPKFSGFVLSSATVEI; encoded by the coding sequence ATGGATTTGATTCCCAATCTTCCAGACGACATAGGCCGAGAGTGCCTGTACAGAGTGCCCTTCAAAGCCCACAGCAAGCTCAAAGCTGTCTGCAAGAACTGGGAGGCTATGGTGAACAGCCCCCGGTTCTACCAAGATAGAAAAAAGGGGGGAACAAGTGAGCAGTGCATATGCCTAATTCAAGCCCTTCCTCAGGAGAAATCCATGGAGGACAAGCGGCAAAGAGCCCCTGCATATGGATTAAGCGTAGTCAATCCTCTGCAAGGCGCTTGGGACTGGCTCCCATCGATTCCCCAATTTAAGGGCGGGGTTCCCCTGTTTTGCCAGAGTGTGTCGCTCAATCAAAAACTGATTTTGATTGGGGGATGGCATCCGACTCACTGGGAAGCCATGAATTGTGTTTTTATCTTCGATTTCTCGTCTGGCAAATGGCGGCAGGGAGCCGACATGCCCACGGTTCGAACCTTCTTCGCCTGCACAGTTTCTCCTTCTGACGGCCTCATCTATGTTGCAGGCGGCCATGATGACAACAAGAACGCCCTCAGGACTGCAGAGGTGTATAACATGGAGCAGGACAGATGGGAAACTCTGCCGCCCATGAGCCAAGATCGAGATGAGTGCCATGGCGTTTACTTGGACGGAAGCTTTTATGTCATAAGCGGTTACACCACTGAATCGCAGGGCCGATTCGAGCGAAGCGCAGAAGTGTTTGATCCAAACACAGGGCTCTGGAGAAGGCTCGAAAACATGTGGAGTGTTGCAGGCTGCCCCTGCCCACGCTCCTGTGTGGTTGTCAATGGTAGCTTGTTATATGCTTTTCATAAACAGGGGATGATGCAGTATAATGCCCAGGAGAATGTCTGGTGTGTTGTGGACTCCATTCCTCAATCAATTTCTGTGGCTACTTGTGCTACTGTATGGCGTGATAAGATCTTTGTGAGCGGCTCTGCTTGCAGTGGGGGCGAACAGGCCTGTTACATGCTTGATCTCTCAACAGTTAAATCTAAGGAAGCAATCTCAATCTCAAACTCCCCCAAATGGCTTGCGGTTCAGAAACCCCCAAAGTTTTCAGGCTTTGTGTTGTCTTCTGCTACTGTGGAGATTTGA